In the genome of Syntrophus gentianae, one region contains:
- the ribD gene encoding bifunctional diaminohydroxyphosphoribosylaminopyrimidine deaminase/5-amino-6-(5-phosphoribosylamino)uracil reductase RibD, with product MNSPEEEEKTALNDESFMKRALRLARKGEGWVSPNPMVGSVVVKNDRIIGKGYHQKFGQAHAEINALNSATESPEGSTIYVSLEPCSHYGKTPPCVESLIAARPERVVIGTKDPNPVVAGRGIEALKRQGIKVTVGVLETACRELNESFFKFIQTQVPFVTLKCAQTLDGRIATSTGHSRWISSLPSRRFAHRLRHAHDAILVGIGTVVSDDPELTVRLVPGKNPLRIVVDSHLRIPLTARLLKNQDEAKTLMVTSDRAEEEKLKALRDIGIDVLILPEARPGRIDLRRLLQELGKRNIASVLIEGGAGIITSVIAQDLADRLIAILAPKIAGQGIEAVGQLNITQMDQAIGLVFRKISRKGEDLVIDSRFRRPE from the coding sequence ATGAATTCGCCGGAGGAGGAGGAAAAAACCGCTTTGAATGATGAATCCTTCATGAAACGCGCCTTGAGGCTTGCCCGGAAAGGTGAGGGATGGGTCAGTCCCAATCCGATGGTCGGCTCGGTCGTCGTAAAAAACGATCGCATCATCGGGAAGGGCTATCATCAGAAATTCGGACAGGCTCATGCGGAAATCAATGCCTTGAACAGCGCAACGGAATCTCCGGAAGGCTCCACCATCTATGTTTCCCTCGAACCCTGCAGTCATTATGGAAAAACGCCGCCCTGCGTAGAAAGCCTCATCGCCGCCCGACCTGAACGAGTCGTCATCGGCACAAAGGATCCCAATCCCGTCGTGGCAGGCCGGGGAATCGAAGCCCTGAAACGCCAGGGGATTAAAGTCACCGTGGGAGTTCTTGAAACAGCCTGCAGGGAACTCAACGAATCCTTTTTTAAATTTATCCAGACACAGGTCCCCTTCGTGACCTTGAAATGCGCCCAAACCCTGGATGGAAGAATCGCAACGTCGACCGGCCATTCCCGCTGGATCAGCTCCCTCCCGTCACGGCGGTTTGCCCACCGCCTGCGCCATGCCCACGATGCCATTCTGGTCGGCATAGGCACCGTCGTGTCTGATGATCCGGAGCTGACAGTCCGTCTGGTTCCCGGCAAAAATCCTTTAAGGATCGTGGTGGACAGCCACCTCCGGATTCCTCTGACGGCGCGCCTGTTGAAAAATCAGGACGAGGCCAAAACCCTCATGGTCACATCGGACAGAGCGGAGGAAGAAAAACTCAAGGCGTTAAGAGATATCGGCATTGATGTGCTCATTCTCCCGGAAGCGCGCCCCGGCAGGATTGACCTGAGGCGTCTTCTCCAGGAACTGGGGAAGAGGAACATCGCCTCCGTGCTCATTGAAGGCGGCGCCGGCATTATTACCTCGGTAATCGCCCAGGACCTTGCCGACCGGCTGATTGCCATTTTGGCCCCCAAGATTGCAGGTCAGGGCATTGAAGCCGTGGGGCAACTGAACATCACCCAGATGGACCAGGCGATCGGATTGGTTTTCAGGAAAATATCCCGAAAAGGCGAGGATCTGGTCATCGACAGCCGCTTCCGCCGGCCGGAATGA
- a CDS encoding glycosyltransferase family 39 protein, protein MFSRSYGNRWFLSGLVVFSLLLIAVLVYGTVFLPSKTLQLALMKGIPWSLRLNFFLIAMAVVFCRGDISVVLRNLFLREKNSEKFQSKRRWRLALRTEGVILIFILLMALLLIFQAPVRTHRIYYDEDIYADVGQNIAYVNQAGSCDFGTFEYGEYKARWLDYNKDPCGWPFLISLVFQVFGVDEEYAFTLNNLIYIGNILVVFFMVRVISLDRFAAASAALVMALIPAHLIWSNTAAAEPSALFFVGLSLLCFFIYLRTGLLRHLFLTAAVVPFACQFRPESGFILPLLGCTALLHVACGNFFFKEDGSGVSVRSASHDDGRWLPNLDFFKRIATRQGWMAGLVLLFLLCPYLLHLHAVGGQSWGATGPKFSADFFLQNLHVNGLYYLNNQSFPLLFTLLAFVGLFSGERRTFGARLVLETWFLFFWGIFLFFYAGSYDYGADERFALLSFMPLAALAGLGAGTMKKILKGRGAAFGLIFLLVFSWVQFLPLIRTEGEEAWSSRYDHRYARAFIEKIPRRSIVLTQTPDMFLLWGQSAIQSYAAITNPEVIQDLMRRYPGQVYFHQSYWCNSMEDPQWDICQGVRERYRLEKIAVAHEQAYTYGLYRLSRKEKIIPAGGSGCR, encoded by the coding sequence ATGTTCAGCAGGAGTTATGGAAATCGCTGGTTTCTGTCAGGCTTGGTTGTTTTTTCGCTGCTCCTGATCGCCGTTCTGGTTTACGGAACAGTCTTCCTGCCGTCAAAGACCCTTCAACTTGCGCTGATGAAAGGAATTCCCTGGAGTCTCCGGCTGAATTTCTTCCTGATCGCCATGGCGGTGGTTTTCTGCAGAGGAGATATTTCAGTCGTACTCCGCAATTTGTTCCTACGTGAAAAGAACTCGGAAAAATTCCAGAGTAAACGGCGATGGCGGTTGGCACTAAGAACAGAGGGAGTGATCCTGATCTTTATTCTTCTGATGGCGCTGCTCCTGATTTTTCAGGCCCCGGTCCGCACCCATCGAATCTATTATGATGAAGACATCTACGCCGATGTCGGACAGAACATTGCCTATGTCAACCAGGCGGGGTCCTGTGACTTCGGCACTTTCGAATATGGCGAATATAAAGCGCGGTGGCTCGACTATAACAAGGACCCCTGTGGCTGGCCTTTTCTGATCAGCCTGGTTTTTCAGGTTTTCGGTGTCGATGAAGAATACGCCTTTACGCTGAATAACCTGATTTACATAGGAAACATTCTCGTGGTTTTTTTCATGGTCCGAGTCATCAGCCTGGATCGCTTTGCTGCGGCCTCCGCCGCGCTCGTCATGGCTCTGATCCCCGCCCATCTGATCTGGTCGAACACCGCGGCAGCCGAGCCTTCAGCCCTTTTCTTCGTGGGATTGTCCCTGCTGTGTTTTTTTATCTACCTGCGCACCGGCCTCTTGAGGCATTTATTCCTTACTGCCGCCGTTGTGCCTTTCGCCTGCCAATTCCGTCCAGAGTCGGGGTTTATCTTGCCATTGCTGGGTTGCACCGCACTTCTGCATGTTGCTTGCGGAAATTTCTTCTTTAAAGAGGACGGCAGCGGGGTTTCGGTCCGATCCGCCAGTCATGACGACGGCCGATGGCTTCCGAACCTCGATTTTTTCAAAAGGATCGCTACGCGGCAGGGATGGATGGCAGGGCTTGTGCTGCTGTTTCTGCTCTGTCCCTACCTCTTGCATCTCCATGCCGTCGGTGGACAGTCCTGGGGGGCGACGGGACCGAAATTTTCCGCCGATTTTTTCCTGCAGAATCTCCACGTCAACGGCCTCTATTATCTGAACAATCAGTCCTTCCCCCTGTTATTCACCCTGTTGGCCTTTGTCGGACTGTTCAGTGGGGAAAGGCGGACCTTTGGCGCAAGACTTGTTCTTGAGACCTGGTTTCTGTTCTTCTGGGGAATTTTTCTCTTTTTCTATGCCGGCAGTTATGACTACGGCGCCGATGAGCGCTTCGCCCTGCTCTCCTTTATGCCTCTTGCCGCCCTGGCAGGGCTGGGGGCCGGGACGATGAAAAAAATTCTGAAGGGCCGCGGTGCGGCTTTTGGACTGATCTTTCTTTTGGTCTTTTCCTGGGTCCAGTTTCTCCCCCTGATCCGAACGGAGGGGGAGGAAGCCTGGTCTTCCCGATACGATCACCGGTATGCCAGGGCTTTCATAGAGAAAATTCCCAGGCGGTCCATTGTATTAACCCAGACCCCCGACATGTTTCTGCTCTGGGGCCAGAGCGCGATTCAGAGTTACGCCGCCATCACCAACCCCGAGGTGATCCAGGATCTTATGAGGCGATATCCGGGACAAGTCTATTTTCATCAGAGTTACTGGTGCAACTCCATGGAGGATCCGCAATGGGATATCTGTCAGGGAGTCCGGGAACGTTACCGTCTGGAAAAAATCGCCGTCGCCCACGAGCAGGCATATACCTACGGACTTTATCGGCTGAGCCGCAAGGAAAAGATCATTCCGGCCGGCGGAAGCGGCTGTCGATGA
- a CDS encoding carbamoyltransferase C-terminal domain-containing protein yields the protein MKENYVLGIWDGHDAGAALLEGSRVVFAVNEERLSRRKLEVGFPRRSIEACLSYAAISPSDVGIIAASTTDPAKTLTRIFPGLKEEYYLIRRRKKAPGTFDPLKKSFKYRFTEYPPNSISRAFSRRYFDNRLKAMGFSIYQLDFVDHHAAHAMAAASCSGFPECLVITLDGVGDGLSGSIWAFKDQQMKLVHAMPAGVSLGIYFEHATNLMNMRELEDEGKVMALANYAWPIDDSENPLMKIIRVEGLDIVSDLSSTAMFREMRKVLWRYPSEQFAYMAQRVLEKCVVDLADEALKRTGMRKIAAAGGVFSNIKMNMKIASLPSCENIFVFPHMGDGGLALGAAIMANRERTGHFPRPLNDLYLGTVFSREEVPLAGNEDPSIRFRRLENVSETAARLILDGEIILWFQGRMEIGPRALGNRSILARPDDRRIRDRLNILLKKRVWYQPFCPSMLIEDAPAILDLNGKDIRNNRFMTMGFRVREEHLDTMQGVINVDGTCRPHFVMDENPPFRDLLANLKKELGYGIVLNTSFNIHGEPLVCSPEEALDVLKRTGIRYLFMEDLLVENLNPKNQE from the coding sequence TTGAAAGAAAACTATGTATTGGGAATCTGGGACGGCCATGATGCCGGCGCCGCCCTTCTGGAGGGAAGCCGGGTCGTTTTTGCCGTCAACGAAGAACGGCTGAGCCGCAGAAAACTGGAGGTCGGATTTCCCCGGCGATCCATTGAGGCCTGTCTTTCCTACGCCGCCATCTCGCCATCCGATGTTGGGATCATTGCTGCCTCCACGACGGATCCGGCCAAGACGCTCACGCGGATCTTTCCCGGCCTGAAGGAGGAATATTATCTCATCCGCAGGAGAAAAAAAGCCCCCGGTACATTCGATCCCCTGAAAAAGTCTTTTAAATACCGTTTCACCGAATATCCGCCGAATTCCATATCCAGGGCATTCAGCCGCCGTTACTTTGACAACCGGTTGAAAGCCATGGGATTTTCCATTTACCAACTTGATTTTGTCGATCACCATGCCGCCCATGCCATGGCGGCCGCCTCCTGCAGTGGTTTCCCGGAGTGCCTCGTCATCACCCTGGACGGTGTTGGAGACGGTCTTTCCGGATCGATCTGGGCATTCAAGGATCAGCAGATGAAACTGGTTCACGCCATGCCCGCCGGAGTTTCCCTCGGGATTTATTTCGAGCACGCAACCAACCTGATGAACATGAGGGAACTGGAGGACGAAGGGAAAGTCATGGCCCTTGCAAACTATGCCTGGCCCATCGATGACAGTGAAAATCCCCTGATGAAAATCATCCGGGTTGAAGGACTGGATATCGTGTCCGACCTGTCTTCCACGGCCATGTTCCGGGAGATGAGAAAGGTCCTCTGGCGCTATCCTTCGGAGCAATTTGCCTATATGGCCCAGCGGGTCCTGGAGAAATGCGTGGTTGATCTTGCTGACGAGGCTCTCAAAAGGACCGGAATGCGAAAGATCGCCGCTGCCGGGGGGGTCTTTTCCAATATCAAGATGAATATGAAGATTGCCTCTCTGCCGAGCTGCGAGAACATCTTTGTCTTTCCACACATGGGGGACGGGGGACTGGCGCTGGGAGCGGCAATCATGGCGAACCGGGAGCGGACGGGTCATTTTCCCCGCCCGTTGAACGATCTCTACCTGGGGACCGTCTTTTCCCGGGAGGAGGTTCCCTTGGCCGGAAATGAGGATCCTTCGATCCGTTTTCGCCGCTTGGAGAATGTTTCCGAAACGGCGGCTCGTCTGATCCTCGACGGTGAGATCATCCTCTGGTTCCAGGGGCGGATGGAAATAGGTCCGCGGGCGCTGGGAAACCGCAGCATTCTGGCCCGTCCGGACGACCGCCGGATCCGGGATCGGCTGAATATCCTGCTGAAAAAACGGGTCTGGTACCAGCCTTTCTGCCCCAGCATGCTTATCGAGGATGCACCGGCGATCCTTGATCTGAATGGAAAAGACATTCGCAACAACCGGTTTATGACCATGGGATTTCGGGTTCGAGAGGAACATCTCGATACGATGCAGGGCGTGATCAATGTTGACGGTACCTGCCGGCCTCATTTCGTGATGGATGAAAATCCGCCTTTTCGGGATCTGTTGGCCAATTTGAAGAAAGAGTTGGGGTACGGGATCGTGCTCAACACGAGTTTCAACATCCACGGAGAGCCCTTGGTTTGTTCTCCGGAAGAGGCTCTTGATGTCCTGAAACGGACAGGCATCCGCTATCTCTTTATGGAGGATTTGCTCGTTGAAAACCTCAATCCGAAAAATCAGGAATAG
- a CDS encoding B12-binding domain-containing radical SAM protein: MKVWLFNPPSPSSMGYTREGRCTQEAGAWATQWPPISLACAATMLLEDGHEVRIKDYSAVGQNASALYGEIRMDRPDIALWSTGTPTFSFDLKLAGGIKSVSPETRTGVMGTHVSFVPEEAFQEPEIDFVIRHEPEEIIRNLCRKEGAPPGNVAGLSYRDGKNRRICHNPSAPFLDADSIPMPAWDLLDLDPYRLPLKGRKFLMVAPMRGCPYRCSFCTASLYYGESPRYRPVENVLAEVMANVHRHRIREFLVWADTFTLNRRYVQQFCQGLLEKQENLSWTCNSRVDTVDRETLKIMKKAGLWMISYGIESGNNAILKRSGKGITVEQAKDAVSMAKEAGLRVAGHFILGLPGETEETMNETLALALALPLDVAQFYAAVPFPGTRLYEEALSCGWLKTAFGQSQNHASLELPDLPSGRVEAFRRYAYRSFYRRPQVWGNMLSMMEMGAFRDIFLSLKRFSSWTSD, encoded by the coding sequence ATGAAGGTCTGGCTCTTTAATCCCCCATCGCCTTCCAGTATGGGATATACGAGGGAAGGGAGGTGTACCCAGGAAGCCGGGGCCTGGGCGACCCAATGGCCCCCCATTTCATTGGCCTGTGCGGCGACGATGCTCCTTGAAGATGGGCATGAGGTTAGAATTAAAGATTATTCCGCCGTTGGTCAAAACGCTTCAGCTCTCTACGGTGAAATTCGGATGGATCGACCGGATATCGCCCTCTGGTCGACGGGAACGCCGACTTTTTCCTTTGATTTGAAACTGGCGGGAGGGATCAAAAGCGTTTCTCCCGAAACACGGACCGGCGTCATGGGAACGCATGTCAGCTTTGTCCCTGAAGAGGCCTTTCAGGAACCGGAAATTGATTTTGTGATTCGCCATGAGCCTGAGGAAATTATCCGAAACCTTTGCCGGAAAGAGGGAGCGCCTCCCGGGAATGTGGCCGGTCTTTCGTACCGGGACGGAAAAAATAGGCGCATTTGCCATAATCCCTCGGCGCCTTTTCTGGATGCCGATTCGATCCCGATGCCGGCCTGGGATCTTCTGGATCTTGACCCCTACCGCCTCCCGTTGAAGGGGAGAAAATTCCTCATGGTGGCGCCGATGCGGGGGTGCCCCTATCGATGCTCCTTCTGCACAGCCTCTCTCTATTATGGAGAATCACCCCGATACCGTCCCGTTGAGAATGTTCTGGCCGAGGTCATGGCGAACGTTCACCGCCATCGAATCCGCGAGTTTCTCGTCTGGGCGGATACCTTTACCCTGAACCGGCGTTACGTACAGCAGTTTTGCCAGGGACTTCTTGAAAAACAGGAAAATCTCTCCTGGACCTGCAACAGCCGGGTGGATACGGTGGATCGGGAAACATTAAAGATCATGAAAAAGGCCGGGTTGTGGATGATCAGCTATGGGATCGAGTCGGGCAACAATGCCATCCTGAAGCGGTCGGGAAAAGGGATTACCGTCGAGCAGGCAAAAGATGCCGTATCTATGGCCAAGGAGGCGGGACTCCGGGTTGCCGGCCATTTCATCCTGGGCCTGCCTGGTGAAACGGAAGAGACGATGAACGAAACGCTGGCTCTGGCCCTGGCCCTTCCTCTCGATGTGGCGCAGTTCTACGCAGCTGTACCCTTTCCTGGAACGAGATTGTATGAGGAAGCCCTTTCCTGTGGTTGGTTGAAAACGGCATTTGGTCAATCACAAAATCACGCCAGTCTCGAACTGCCGGACCTGCCTTCGGGGCGGGTAGAGGCCTTTCGTCGATATGCCTACAGGAGCTTTTATCGGCGACCGCAAGTCTGGGGAAATATGTTGTCCATGATGGAGATGGGTGCTTTCCGAGATATTTTTCTTTCTCTGAAGCGGTTTTCAAGTTGGACGAGCGATTGA
- a CDS encoding glycosyltransferase family 2 protein, whose protein sequence is MKKGIESGRESVGVVIPALNEAGTLAEIILNVKPHASSILVVDGNSEDDTASIARALGVEVVADHGKGKGEAIRTAIAHLKEEITVFIDADGSHDPRDIPKLIQPILEGQADHVSGSRLIGGSSELHGGFDECFRLAGSSFITTLINKRFNVRLSESQNGFRAIRTDVLRNLDLQEDITTIEQEMIIKTLKKGYRMAEVPAHEYCRKAGCSKIRLGSVAFRYVYSVIKYLYLN, encoded by the coding sequence ATGAAAAAAGGGATTGAGAGCGGCAGGGAATCGGTCGGCGTGGTTATCCCGGCATTGAACGAGGCAGGGACGCTTGCGGAAATCATTTTGAATGTGAAGCCCCATGCGTCTTCTATTCTGGTTGTTGATGGTAATTCAGAGGATGATACCGCATCCATCGCCAGAGCCCTTGGCGTCGAGGTGGTCGCCGACCACGGCAAAGGGAAGGGGGAGGCCATTCGCACGGCGATTGCGCATCTGAAGGAGGAAATAACGGTATTTATCGATGCGGATGGGTCACATGATCCCAGAGACATCCCTAAACTGATCCAGCCTATTCTTGAGGGTCAGGCGGATCATGTTTCCGGATCCCGCCTGATCGGCGGCTCCAGTGAACTTCATGGCGGTTTTGATGAGTGTTTCCGCCTCGCCGGAAGCTCATTCATCACGACCCTCATCAACAAGCGGTTCAACGTCCGGCTTTCTGAAAGCCAGAACGGATTTCGGGCGATTCGTACGGATGTGCTGAGAAACCTCGATCTGCAGGAGGACATTACAACGATTGAACAGGAAATGATCATCAAGACGCTGAAGAAAGGCTATCGGATGGCGGAAGTCCCTGCACACGAATATTGCCGCAAGGCAGGTTGTTCAAAAATACGATTGGGAAGCGTTGCCTTCCGGTATGTATACAGTGTGATCAAGTATCTGTACCTGAACTGA
- a CDS encoding NAD(P)/FAD-dependent oxidoreductase has translation MRLKIIDISLALGDGEEKLKEAAAGILGVSEKAVLSLDVLRKSLDARRNRPPFFVYALAVTLSDFTDIPNRGDRRISVEAEPSHPRDPQIKSVKTLRRSVVVGSGPAGLFAALVLARSGAPVLLVERGKSVPERVRDVQDFWEKGIFSPESHVHFGEGGAGTFSDGKLTSRVKNPLTAWVKKTLVEMGAPADILIEAKPHIGTDRLRKVVVQMRRELQNLGAEIRFNAKMTDLVVHQGKIAGMVINDREEIATEQIILAIGQSADDSYRMLLRRGVRLAPKPFAAGFRIEHPQALINEIQYGPWVGRPELPPAEYVLTTRIPDLDRGVYTFCMCPGGRVIGCSSGEGGVITNGMSFSRRDGPFANSAVVANIRTEDFAGKSTDPLCGLSFRRRWEEEAYALGGGNYFAPAQRLVDFLKGRPTKEGMQTSFLPGVFPASLNRALPGFAVEALKRGLTVFNEKMPGFITGEAVLIGVETRTSSPVRIVRGKDGQSVSIQGLFPCGEGAGYAGGIVSSALDGIRAAQWAIMREG, from the coding sequence ATGCGGTTGAAAATCATAGATATTTCCCTTGCCCTGGGGGACGGAGAGGAAAAGTTGAAAGAGGCGGCAGCCGGCATTCTGGGAGTATCCGAAAAGGCCGTTTTGTCCCTGGACGTTCTGCGCAAGTCTCTCGACGCCCGTCGAAACCGTCCCCCCTTCTTCGTCTACGCGTTGGCGGTGACCCTGTCCGATTTCACCGATATCCCGAATCGAGGCGATCGCCGGATTTCCGTGGAGGCGGAGCCCTCTCATCCGAGAGATCCTCAAATAAAATCCGTCAAAACCCTGAGAAGATCGGTCGTGGTCGGTTCCGGACCGGCCGGCCTCTTTGCGGCCCTTGTCTTGGCCCGATCCGGGGCGCCGGTTCTTCTCGTCGAGAGGGGCAAGTCCGTGCCCGAGCGGGTCCGGGATGTCCAGGATTTCTGGGAAAAAGGGATTTTCTCCCCGGAAAGTCATGTCCATTTCGGAGAGGGTGGGGCGGGGACCTTTTCTGACGGGAAACTGACAAGCCGTGTCAAAAATCCCCTGACCGCCTGGGTTAAGAAAACCCTTGTGGAGATGGGGGCCCCTGCGGATATCCTGATCGAGGCCAAGCCCCATATCGGGACGGATCGATTGCGCAAGGTCGTTGTTCAAATGCGCAGGGAACTCCAGAACCTGGGGGCTGAAATCCGTTTCAATGCGAAAATGACGGATCTGGTGGTCCATCAGGGAAAAATTGCCGGGATGGTGATCAACGATAGGGAAGAAATCGCGACGGAGCAAATCATCCTGGCAATCGGACAGAGCGCCGATGATTCCTACCGGATGCTCCTTCGGCGCGGGGTTCGACTTGCGCCAAAACCCTTTGCCGCAGGCTTTCGAATCGAGCATCCCCAGGCGCTGATCAACGAGATCCAGTACGGTCCCTGGGTCGGCAGACCGGAACTCCCTCCTGCCGAGTACGTCCTGACCACTCGCATTCCCGATCTGGACCGGGGGGTCTACACCTTCTGCATGTGCCCCGGCGGACGGGTCATCGGCTGCAGTTCCGGCGAAGGAGGCGTCATCACCAACGGAATGAGCTTCTCCAGGCGCGATGGACCTTTTGCGAACAGCGCCGTCGTGGCGAATATTCGCACAGAGGATTTTGCAGGAAAGTCAACGGATCCCCTTTGCGGACTTTCCTTTCGGCGGCGGTGGGAAGAGGAAGCTTATGCCCTGGGCGGCGGAAATTATTTCGCTCCGGCGCAGCGGCTGGTTGATTTTCTCAAAGGCCGGCCCACGAAGGAGGGAATGCAAACCAGTTTTCTTCCCGGGGTTTTTCCGGCGTCCCTGAATCGGGCCCTTCCCGGATTTGCCGTGGAGGCACTGAAACGTGGGCTGACCGTCTTCAACGAGAAAATGCCCGGATTCATCACAGGGGAAGCGGTTCTGATCGGTGTGGAAACCCGGACATCATCGCCGGTCCGCATCGTCCGGGGGAAAGATGGACAGAGTGTTTCAATTCAGGGCCTTTTCCCCTGCGGGGAAGGCGCAGGTTATGCAGGGGGGATTGTCAGTTCCGCCCTGGACGGTATTCGTGCGGCTCAATGGGCGATTATGAGAGAGGGATGA
- the nusG gene encoding transcription termination/antitermination protein NusG gives MSWYAVHTRSRHEDKAYAGLVQKTITTFLPKIEVWSSRKDRRKKIMIPLFPGYLFVELLSLDNQTKLDVLKTFGVVRILGKPTGSEPIAVPDDKIEAIRRIVESKVEVQNLSYPQVGEAARIVDGPFKGIEGTVLKTDFEKDLFVITIELLQRSVAIKLEGSQIEKI, from the coding sequence ATGTCCTGGTACGCTGTTCACACAAGGAGCCGTCATGAAGACAAGGCCTATGCCGGACTTGTGCAGAAAACCATTACAACTTTTTTACCAAAAATTGAGGTGTGGAGTTCAAGAAAGGACCGCCGGAAGAAAATCATGATCCCTCTTTTTCCCGGATACCTTTTCGTCGAACTGCTTTCTCTGGATAATCAAACCAAGCTGGATGTCCTCAAGACCTTCGGCGTCGTCCGCATTCTCGGCAAGCCGACCGGTTCTGAACCCATTGCCGTACCCGACGATAAGATCGAGGCCATCCGGCGCATTGTGGAGTCCAAGGTCGAGGTTCAGAATCTTTCCTACCCCCAGGTGGGAGAGGCCGCCAGGATCGTCGACGGTCCCTTTAAGGGAATAGAAGGCACGGTCCTGAAAACGGATTTTGAGAAAGACCTTTTTGTCATCACCATCGAACTGTTGCAGCGCTCCGTGGCCATCAAACTGGAAGGCTCCCAGATTGAGAAGATCTGA
- a CDS encoding peptide chain release factor family protein, protein MSISPEKEKAIAERMTRLGISEDDLRETFVRSSGPGGQNVNKTSTCVHLVHLPSGLFVKCQQDRSQTVNRLLARRLLLDRIERLKTGQISAEKARTEKIRRQKRRRSKRAQEKTLELKHRQSEKKKLRGKIGGEDS, encoded by the coding sequence ATGAGCATTTCACCGGAAAAAGAAAAGGCCATTGCGGAACGGATGACCCGCCTGGGGATTTCTGAAGACGATCTTCGGGAAACCTTTGTCCGGTCTTCAGGGCCGGGCGGTCAAAATGTCAACAAAACGTCTACCTGTGTCCATCTGGTTCATCTGCCCTCCGGGCTTTTCGTCAAATGCCAGCAGGACCGTTCGCAGACCGTCAACCGCCTCCTGGCCAGACGGCTGCTTCTCGACCGGATCGAACGGTTGAAAACGGGGCAGATCAGTGCCGAAAAGGCTCGAACCGAAAAGATCCGGCGGCAGAAACGACGCCGGTCAAAACGGGCTCAGGAAAAGACCCTTGAGTTGAAACACAGGCAATCCGAGAAGAAGAAACTCCGGGGAAAAATCGGAGGAGAAGATTCCTGA
- a CDS encoding siroheme decarboxylase subunit beta, translating into MPDLLEKGGEEVSLTLEEKEILAALQDDIPLTSRPFAALGKNLSLSDDEVIRIIRRLAERGILRKFGAILRHSQAGFTQNAMVVWAVPEHRVESAGAILASFPEVSHCYERTPPFEGRYNVFTMVHQKRMPIPDSVRKMAEAADLPDYQILTSETEYKKSSMAYFSTGLSGKDGEK; encoded by the coding sequence ATGCCGGATTTGCTGGAAAAAGGAGGAGAAGAAGTCTCCCTGACCTTGGAGGAGAAGGAGATTCTTGCAGCCCTCCAGGATGACATTCCCTTGACCTCCCGCCCCTTCGCCGCTTTAGGGAAAAACCTGAGTCTCTCGGATGATGAGGTGATCCGGATCATCCGACGACTGGCAGAGCGGGGAATCCTGCGGAAATTCGGCGCCATTCTCCGTCACTCCCAGGCGGGATTTACGCAGAACGCCATGGTGGTCTGGGCTGTTCCCGAGCATCGCGTTGAAAGCGCAGGAGCAATTCTGGCTTCCTTCCCGGAAGTGTCCCACTGTTACGAGCGAACGCCTCCCTTTGAAGGGAGATACAACGTCTTTACCATGGTTCATCAAAAAAGGATGCCTATTCCTGATTCGGTCCGGAAGATGGCGGAAGCGGCAGACCTCCCGGATTATCAGATCCTCACCAGCGAAACCGAGTATAAAAAGAGCAGCATGGCCTATTTTTCGACCGGACTCTCAGGAAAAGATGGAGAAAAATGA